The following proteins come from a genomic window of Geomonas sp. RF6:
- a CDS encoding dihydrolipoamide acetyltransferase family protein, producing the protein MPYEFKLPDLGEGISEVELRRWLVREGDEVAEHQPVVEVETDKAVVEVPSPRKGLVVRLHRKEGETVPVGEILVTISEGTAAEGSEQAPQQAIQEAMQQPTQVTQADELPPQRPKSVGIVGTLPEAEEEPQQEQARPQPQREAHGKDILATPSVRKTARERGIDLSRIQGSGPRGSVTPEDLERFAPSREGAPAEGMASMPPLQIDPGDEVERVPMRGVRRSTARNVIASQRVTASVTTTEEADITELAELRDREQKMMEGRGRHLTFLPFFIKAVQHALREHPYLNASIEDATSTIILKKRYHFGIAVDTPNGLMVPVIRDVEKKSIFDLAGELLELGKKARERTIAIEEMKGSSFTVTNYGHFGGGFATPVINWPDVAILGFGRIADRAWVHKGQVAVRKIVPMSLTFDHRATDGVDASRFLTKVVQYLEDPGLFLIDSV; encoded by the coding sequence ATGCCCTACGAATTCAAGCTCCCGGACTTGGGTGAAGGGATATCCGAGGTCGAACTGCGCAGATGGCTCGTGCGCGAAGGGGATGAGGTCGCCGAACACCAGCCTGTCGTCGAGGTGGAGACGGACAAGGCGGTGGTGGAGGTGCCATCCCCCCGGAAGGGGCTGGTGGTGCGCCTGCACCGCAAGGAGGGGGAGACGGTCCCTGTCGGCGAGATCCTGGTCACGATTTCGGAGGGGACGGCTGCGGAGGGTTCCGAGCAGGCACCGCAGCAGGCGATTCAGGAGGCCATGCAGCAGCCGACCCAGGTAACGCAGGCCGACGAGTTACCGCCGCAGCGGCCGAAGTCGGTGGGGATCGTCGGGACTCTGCCGGAGGCGGAAGAGGAGCCGCAGCAGGAGCAGGCGCGGCCTCAGCCCCAGAGAGAGGCCCACGGGAAGGACATCCTCGCCACGCCGTCGGTTCGCAAGACCGCGCGGGAGCGGGGGATCGATCTCAGCCGGATCCAGGGGAGCGGCCCGCGCGGCAGTGTCACGCCGGAGGATCTGGAGCGGTTCGCTCCGTCGCGTGAGGGGGCGCCGGCTGAAGGGATGGCGTCGATGCCCCCTTTGCAGATCGACCCGGGGGACGAGGTGGAGCGGGTGCCGATGCGCGGGGTGCGGCGCAGCACGGCACGCAACGTCATCGCCTCGCAGCGCGTCACCGCGAGCGTAACCACCACGGAGGAGGCGGACATTACCGAACTCGCCGAGCTGCGCGATCGGGAACAGAAGATGATGGAGGGGCGCGGCAGGCACCTGACGTTCCTGCCCTTTTTCATAAAGGCGGTGCAGCACGCCCTGCGCGAGCACCCCTACCTCAATGCCTCCATCGAGGACGCCACCAGCACGATCATCCTCAAGAAGCGCTACCACTTCGGCATCGCCGTTGACACCCCCAACGGCTTGATGGTGCCGGTGATCAGGGACGTGGAGAAAAAGAGCATCTTTGATCTTGCGGGGGAGCTTCTGGAGCTGGGGAAGAAAGCGAGGGAGCGGACGATCGCAATTGAGGAGATGAAGGGAAGCTCCTTCACCGTAACGAACTACGGCCATTTCGGCGGCGGCTTCGCGACCCCGGTCATAAACTGGCCGGATGTGGCGATCCTCGGCTTCGGCCGGATCGCCGACCGCGCCTGGGTGCACAAGGGGCAGGTAGCGGTGCGCAAGATCGTGCCGATGTCACTTACCTTCGACCATCGCGCGACAGACGGCGTCGACGCGTCCCGCTTCCTCACGAAAGTAGTGCAGTACCTGGAGGATCCAGGGCTCTTCCTGATTGATTCGGTGTGA
- a CDS encoding alpha-ketoacid dehydrogenase subunit beta encodes MAQLNMVQAINLALRQEMERDDRVVVLGEDVGVDGGVFRVTEGLQERFGAERVIDTPLSESAITGTAIGMAAYGLRPVAEIQFLGFLYGAMEQFFSHGARIRARSRGRFNVPMVVRTPYGAGIKAPELHEESTEAFFCHMPGIKVVIPSGPYTAKGLLTSALRDPDPVLFLEPTRLYRLIREEVPEDEYTLPLGQARTVRQGNDVTIVAWGSMLERVLKSIGDVSADVIDLLTLNPFDAEAILASVRKTGRAVIVHEALKTGGFGAEIAATIAEEGILHLRAPVLRVAAPDVTMPLAKLEDSYLPTAAHIKKAIDEVMRY; translated from the coding sequence ATGGCCCAGCTTAACATGGTGCAGGCAATCAATCTTGCCCTGCGCCAGGAGATGGAGCGGGACGACCGGGTCGTGGTGCTCGGCGAGGACGTGGGGGTGGACGGCGGCGTCTTCCGCGTCACGGAAGGGCTACAGGAGCGCTTCGGCGCGGAGCGGGTGATCGATACCCCCCTTTCCGAATCCGCCATTACGGGGACCGCCATCGGGATGGCGGCGTACGGCCTGCGCCCGGTGGCCGAGATCCAGTTCCTCGGCTTTCTCTACGGTGCGATGGAGCAATTTTTCTCCCACGGCGCCCGCATCAGGGCGCGCTCCCGCGGGCGCTTCAACGTGCCGATGGTGGTGCGCACCCCTTATGGCGCGGGGATAAAGGCGCCCGAGCTGCACGAGGAGAGCACGGAGGCGTTCTTCTGCCACATGCCCGGGATCAAGGTCGTCATCCCCTCCGGCCCCTACACCGCGAAGGGTCTCCTGACCTCCGCCCTGCGCGACCCCGACCCGGTCCTCTTCCTGGAGCCGACGAGGCTGTACCGGCTGATCCGCGAGGAGGTGCCGGAGGATGAGTATACCCTTCCGCTCGGCCAGGCGAGAACGGTGCGCCAGGGGAATGACGTGACGATCGTCGCCTGGGGCTCCATGCTGGAGCGGGTGCTGAAGAGTATCGGGGATGTGAGCGCTGATGTCATCGACCTTCTGACGCTGAACCCCTTCGATGCAGAGGCGATCCTTGCCTCCGTGAGGAAGACCGGGCGCGCGGTGATCGTGCACGAGGCGCTGAAGACGGGTGGATTCGGCGCCGAAATAGCAGCGACCATCGCCGAAGAGGGGATACTGCACCTGCGGGCGCCGGTGCTGCGCGTCGCCGCGCCTGATGTGACGATGCCCCTCGCCAAGCTCGAGGACAGCTACCTTCCCACGGCAGCCCACATAAAGAAAGCCATCGACGAGGTAATGAGGTACTAG
- the prpB gene encoding methylisocitrate lyase: MAEANYSGKTLRAALESEKPLQMVGAINAYSALLAERCGFRALYLSGAGVANASWGLPDLGMTTLGDVVEDVRRITAATKLPLLVDADTGWGHALMIGRTVRELTRAGAAGMHIEDQLPAKRCGHRPGKALVSTERMVERIKAAVDSRSDESFVVMARTDAVAVEGLEAAIERSCRYREAGADLLFPEALTELSQYRLFADRVGLPLLANMTEFGLTPLYSVSELASAGVAVVLYPLSAFRAMNAAALKVYRAIRQEGTQASVLDFMQTRAELYDILNYHQFEQILDESLEKEEPS, translated from the coding sequence ATGGCCGAAGCAAACTACTCAGGGAAGACGCTGCGTGCGGCACTGGAGAGTGAGAAGCCGCTGCAGATGGTGGGGGCCATCAACGCCTACAGCGCCCTTCTCGCCGAGCGCTGCGGTTTCAGGGCGCTGTACCTTTCCGGCGCTGGTGTGGCGAATGCCTCGTGGGGGCTTCCCGATCTCGGCATGACCACACTAGGCGACGTGGTGGAAGACGTTCGACGGATAACGGCGGCGACAAAGCTGCCGCTCCTTGTCGATGCGGATACCGGATGGGGGCACGCCCTCATGATCGGCCGCACCGTTCGCGAACTGACCCGCGCCGGGGCAGCGGGAATGCACATAGAGGACCAGCTGCCTGCAAAGCGCTGCGGGCACCGCCCCGGGAAGGCGCTGGTAAGTACAGAGCGGATGGTAGAGCGGATTAAGGCGGCGGTGGACAGCCGCAGTGATGAGTCCTTTGTGGTCATGGCCCGGACGGACGCAGTCGCCGTCGAGGGGCTTGAGGCCGCCATAGAGCGAAGCTGCCGCTATCGCGAGGCAGGAGCCGATCTCCTCTTCCCGGAGGCGCTGACCGAACTCTCGCAGTACCGGCTCTTCGCCGACCGCGTCGGGCTGCCCCTTCTGGCCAACATGACCGAATTCGGCCTCACCCCGCTCTACAGCGTCTCCGAGCTTGCCTCGGCTGGAGTCGCCGTGGTGCTGTACCCCCTTTCCGCCTTCCGCGCCATGAACGCTGCGGCGCTGAAGGTGTACCGGGCCATCCGGCAGGAAGGGACGCAGGCCTCCGTGCTCGATTTCATGCAGACCCGCGCAGAGCTCTACGACATCCTCAACTACCACCAGTTTGAGCAGATACTGGATGAGTCGCTCGAAAAGGAGGAGCCATCATGA
- the pdhA gene encoding pyruvate dehydrogenase (acetyl-transferring) E1 component subunit alpha, whose translation MSEEVLATFDVKHLSVLDVEGNLDRTQIAPPDDALVRRMYECMVLSRVFDERALSLQREGRLGTYPSILGQEAAQVGSAIALEQPDWVFPAFRESGVHLTLGYPVDQLFQYWGGDERGMRIPDNMNIFPVCVAVGTHIPHAVGAALAAKYRKDPIVVVAYFGDGATSKGDFHEGLNMAGVLQLPVVFICQNNQWAISIPVKGQTAAATIAQKAIGYGFDGIQVDGNDVFAVHHAAQRAFEKARSGGGPTFIECLTYRLSDHTTADDAGRYRRADEVEAWRVKDPLLRLERYMAKEDLLTDEYRAEVRNRAVQTVDDAVRVMEEHPPPAVEDLFTHTLAQLTPRQARQLKEVTHGPA comes from the coding sequence ATGTCAGAGGAAGTACTTGCTACATTCGATGTGAAGCATCTGAGCGTGCTGGACGTAGAGGGAAACCTCGACCGCACGCAGATCGCCCCGCCCGACGATGCCCTGGTGCGGCGCATGTACGAGTGCATGGTGCTGTCACGTGTCTTTGACGAGCGTGCCCTCAGCCTGCAACGGGAAGGGAGGCTCGGCACCTACCCCTCCATTCTCGGGCAGGAGGCGGCGCAGGTGGGGAGCGCAATCGCGCTGGAACAGCCGGACTGGGTCTTCCCCGCCTTCCGCGAGAGCGGTGTCCATCTCACCCTCGGCTATCCGGTGGACCAGCTTTTTCAGTACTGGGGCGGGGACGAGCGCGGCATGCGCATTCCGGACAACATGAACATCTTCCCGGTCTGCGTCGCCGTCGGCACCCACATTCCGCATGCCGTGGGGGCAGCGCTCGCCGCAAAGTACCGGAAGGATCCGATCGTCGTCGTCGCCTACTTCGGCGACGGCGCGACCTCGAAGGGGGATTTCCACGAGGGGCTGAACATGGCGGGGGTGCTGCAGCTCCCTGTCGTCTTCATCTGTCAGAACAACCAGTGGGCGATCTCCATCCCGGTGAAGGGGCAGACCGCCGCGGCGACGATCGCGCAAAAGGCGATCGGCTACGGGTTCGACGGCATCCAGGTGGATGGCAACGACGTCTTTGCGGTGCACCACGCAGCGCAGCGGGCCTTCGAGAAGGCGCGCTCCGGCGGCGGGCCCACCTTCATCGAGTGCCTTACCTATCGTCTGAGCGACCACACCACCGCCGACGACGCAGGGCGCTACCGGCGTGCCGACGAGGTGGAGGCGTGGCGGGTAAAGGATCCGCTGCTGCGCCTGGAGCGCTACATGGCGAAGGAGGATCTCCTTACCGACGAGTACCGGGCGGAGGTAAGGAACCGGGCGGTGCAGACGGTGGACGACGCGGTGCGCGTCATGGAGGAGCATCCGCCCCCTGCTGTGGAGGACCTTTTCACCCATACCCTGGCGCAGCTCACACCGCGCCAGGCCCGGCAACTAAAGGAAGTGACCCATGGCCCAGCTTAA
- a CDS encoding citrate/2-methylcitrate synthase, whose amino-acid sequence MSMENYSPGLEGVVAGTTAISTVGKKGRGLTYRGIAIEDLAGHASFEEVAHLLIHGTLPQDEAELDSYRKRLTALRALPDALQRVLEQLPPTAHPMDVLRTGCSALGTMEPEVGAGNEEQVADRLVALFPSMLLHWYQFHRSGARLSGASDEPGIAAHFLRLLHGSQPDELRQRAVDVSLILYAEHEFNASTFSARVTASTLSDFYSAITSAIGTLRGPLHGGANEEAIKLIERFTSPDDAQQGLMQMLAAKEKVMGFGHRIYKYADPRSAIARDWALRLCGGVGDARLCEIAERIEEVMYKEKNLFPNLDFYTAIVYRLCGIPTEMFTPLFVFARVAGWSAHIIEQRSANRIFRPIAEYVGPERQEYVPIGKRR is encoded by the coding sequence ATGAGCATGGAAAACTACAGCCCGGGGCTGGAAGGTGTCGTCGCCGGCACCACCGCCATCAGCACGGTCGGGAAGAAAGGAAGAGGGCTGACGTACCGGGGCATTGCCATTGAAGATCTCGCCGGGCACGCCTCGTTCGAGGAAGTAGCGCACCTCTTGATCCACGGCACCCTCCCGCAGGACGAGGCGGAACTGGACAGCTACCGCAAGCGGCTGACGGCACTTCGCGCACTCCCGGACGCGCTTCAGAGAGTACTGGAACAGCTACCTCCCACCGCGCACCCGATGGACGTGCTGCGCACCGGTTGCTCCGCCCTAGGGACGATGGAGCCGGAGGTGGGGGCGGGAAACGAGGAACAGGTAGCGGACCGGCTGGTCGCGCTCTTTCCTTCCATGCTCCTGCACTGGTACCAGTTTCACCGGAGCGGGGCGCGGCTGAGCGGCGCAAGCGACGAGCCGGGCATTGCCGCCCATTTCCTGAGGCTGCTGCACGGGTCGCAGCCTGACGAGCTCAGGCAGCGGGCGGTGGATGTTTCCCTCATCCTCTACGCCGAGCATGAATTCAACGCCTCCACCTTCTCCGCGCGGGTCACCGCCTCCACCCTTTCCGACTTCTACTCCGCCATAACCTCCGCAATCGGCACGCTGCGCGGTCCTCTGCACGGAGGGGCCAACGAGGAGGCGATAAAGCTGATCGAGCGGTTCACCTCCCCCGACGACGCGCAGCAGGGGCTCATGCAGATGCTCGCCGCCAAGGAAAAGGTTATGGGGTTTGGTCATCGCATATATAAATATGCCGACCCCCGCTCCGCCATCGCGCGGGATTGGGCGCTGAGGCTGTGCGGCGGAGTGGGGGACGCGCGGCTTTGCGAGATCGCGGAGCGGATCGAGGAGGTCATGTACAAGGAAAAGAACCTCTTCCCCAACCTCGACTTCTACACCGCCATCGTCTATCGCCTCTGCGGGATACCGACAGAGATGTTCACCCCGCTCTTCGTCTTTGCGCGCGTCGCCGGCTGGTCCGCGCACATCATAGAGCAGCGCAGCGCCAACCGTATCTTCAGGCCGATCGCCGAATACGTGGGGCCCGAGCGGCAGGAATATGTGCCGATCGGGAAGAGGAGGTAA